A genomic segment from Agelaius phoeniceus isolate bAgePho1 chromosome 2, bAgePho1.hap1, whole genome shotgun sequence encodes:
- the LPAR5 gene encoding lysophosphatidic acid receptor 5, with amino-acid sequence MLGMSASNTSNTSQTCKDYTFNHHLLMPGYTLIFITGLILNVVALWIFVRYLRLKSVVMIYMLNLAISDLSFTLSLPMRLYYYTNHHWPFGSFLCQVSGSVFQINMYGSCLFLMCVNLDRYVAIVHPLRWRHLRRPKVAKLLCFIVWVVIFMGSIPTAMVHKQNHCKVKNQTIYLCFESFSDNMWQNNLFPLVILAEILGFLLPLSSVLYCSIRIFQELCQPSQTKTLRQRKTVRLLLVNLVIFIICFVPYNTTLAVYGMIKARVMKVEAQTQASVRQALIITMMFASMNCMLDPLIYYFSTEGFRNTFKKLRRGQAWDSEMGTLKHQIVESKSPRDHAVSKVKLFPSENFIRPHESSPSLPTAVFLNGPIEDSEI; translated from the coding sequence ATGCTGGGCATGTCAGCGTCCAATACATCCAATACATCTCAGACATGCAAGGATTACACCTTCAACCACCACCTCCTCATGCCTGGCTACACCCTGATATTCATCACAGGTTTGATACTCAATGTGGTAGCCCTGTGGATATTTGTCCGATACCTGCGCCTGAAGTCTGTAGTGATGATCTACATGTTGAACCTGGCCATAAGTGACCTCAGCTTCACACTTTCTCTGCCCATGCGACTCTACTACTATACCAACCACCACTGGCCCTTTGGTAGCTTCCTGTGCCAGGTCTCTGGCTCAGTCTTCCAGATCAACATGTATggcagctgcctcttcctcaTGTGCGTCAACCTGGATCGCTACGTTGCCATCGTTCACCCGCTTCGCTGGCGGCATCTGCGTCGCCCCAAGGTGGCCAAGCTCCTCTGCTTCATCGTCTGGGTTGTGATCTTCATGGGCTCCATCCCCACAGCCATGGTCCACAAGCAAAACCACTGTAAAGTAAAAAACCAGACCATTTATCTGTGCTTTGAAAGCTTTAGCGACAACATGTGGCAGAATAACCTCTTCCCCCTGGTAATCCTGGCTGAAATCTTGGGGTTTCTCCTGcctctcagctctgtgctgtacTGCTCAATTCGCATCTTTcaggagctctgccagcccagccagacAAAGACCCTGCGACAGCGGAAGACCGTGCGTCTCCTCTTGGTCAATCTGGTCATCTTCATCATCTGCTTCGTGCCCTACAACACCACCCTGGCGGTTTATGGGATGATAAAGGCCCGGGTGATGAAGGTTGAGGCACAAACCCAGGCCTCGGTGCGCCAAGCATTAATTATAACGATGATGTTTGCCAGCATGAACTGCATGCTGGACCCCCTGATCTACTACTTCAGCACCGAGGGTTTCCGCAACACCTTCAAGAAATTGCGGCGGGGACAAGCCTGGGACTCAGAGATGGGAACGCTTAAGCATCAGATTGTGGAGAGTAAGTCACCCCGAGACCACGCTGTGTCTAAAGTAAAACTGTTCCCATCTGAAAACTTTATCCGTCCCCATGAATCCTCACCGTCACTTCCTACTGCAGTGTTCCTGAATGGCCCTATTGAGGACTCAGAAATTTAA